A DNA window from Daucus carota subsp. sativus chromosome 3, DH1 v3.0, whole genome shotgun sequence contains the following coding sequences:
- the LOC135151551 gene encoding uncharacterized protein LOC135151551: protein MTESVNLNKSLLREFLSSLSVVNAGQVLGLTCTIQGRTLSITENTLNTALQLPTENFEAVPDRAERVNFFYAIHCQREPNGDLPAKMYVKHLPREWNFFFNSISYVFAPKTGGFHGITNFNQEIGIAIAQNSRINLGHLIMGAFQDSLRKNRHVLLYPRFFQIVLNQMLTPAERAVYPNIDNVICSFMTTRVISMLENHQGYTNNEPVVITEAMQAFLNQNVPPPPIQPVVAPVVAEEVPEEHDEPIPEPLIQENVPEAQNIPVEEEVIVEDAADVSSETNDQSDGEDSLQDNSTDSEDEANSPVQSTVAAPTDDVMVDIDELFTNTYNPLHPSGIPSDSDNLSFSAPDDWVQNLLDLNPLTPLPPRANHSINKGRGPYIYRLNGQNHHVFGSLIPDDGDTPKFCQLYIYDTGNEVNNRMRWVNVADGQVVDAEVVEGLMRMLDEQNELVKKFRMARDRWESNDIVDLKVELKVYRAESGRVNHISPSDEVAGIMVGSTSNTTPDRDIIIEPKMGKLERVSYIHPKFMALQYPLLFPNGEDGYHHKILFKSADPDNPSDRDYLSMKDYYAYRFQIRQNEDITPRLGGWLFHQHIVDAFSSIEQTRLWWFRKNQTIIRNELYSHICDSVRKGDSNSAEVGKGVILPSGFVGSKSYMQQNFQDALAVCRHVGHPDVFLTMTSNPLWDEIQKMMQFVPDCETENSPDIISRVFRLKLDQLTNDIKKNGHFGVCVGVMYVVEFQKRGLPHVHMLIWLDSASKIYLKNNVDKFVSAEIPDPLKDPVGYAAVKAFMIHGPCGLQNPKSPCMKDMKCIRHFLKKYCPRTMFDDSGFPLYRRRRQNITVKVRNAELDNQWVVPYNRDVLVKYQCHMNIEICCHARSIKYLFKYCLKGHDTATVHVTGKKRRTSNLNPDEPVDEIQAYFDGRYICGAESAYRIFGFPIHHRTISVERLPFHLPGLKNCTFHSNQPLEKVAEKEKDKLRKLEAFFLLCASDPIARKYTYQQIPEHYVWNDGQRRWNPRKRGFQIGRLSYTHHSAGEVWFMRLLLTKVCGPTSFRSLRTVNGVCHATFRDACKDYGLLDDDKEWHEVIEQCANGGLPPQIRQLFVHIIVNCKVTDLFNLWNSHWKHMVEDILLQRRQMAKDETLLLNDKQLQFYALAGDPDNLILPFTKEIMAARISRKFKLPTIKAYDGTGDPQLMYGRL from the exons ATGACAGAATCAgttaatcttaacaaatctcttctacgagagtttttgtcttctctttctgttgtaaatgcaggacaagtacttggacttacttgcacaattcagggacgtacactttctatcactgagaataccctgaacactgcactcCAGCTACCTACAGAaaattttgaagctgttcctgacagagctgaacgagttaattttttctatgctatccactgtcagagggagccaaatggtgatcttccagcgaagatgtatgtcaagcacctgcctagggaatggaatttcttctttaattccatctcctATGTGTTTGCCCCTAAAACTGGAGGATTCCATGGGattaccaacttcaatcaggAGATTGGGATTGCCATTGCTCAAAACTCAAGAATCAATCTGGGACATCTgattatgggagcttttcaggactctctgAGGAAGAACAGACATGTACTTCTATATCCTCGTTTCTTCCAGATCGTGCTGAATCAGATGTTGACACCTGCTGAAcgtgctgtctatccaaatatagacaatgtcatctgttccttcatgactacaagggtgatatcaatgctggagaatcatcaaggatacaccaacaatgaaccaGTGGTGATCACTGAGGCCATGCAAGCTTTTCTGAATCAAAATGTACCTCCACCACCAATTCAACCTGTTGTTGCCCCTGTTGTTGCTGAAGAAGTCCCTGAAGAACATGATGAACCAATTCCTGAGCCACTCATCCAAGAAAATGTTCCTGAGGCTCAAAATATTCCTGTAGAGGAAGAAGTgattgtggaagatgctgcAGATGTCTCCTCTGAAACTAATGATCAATCTGATGGAGAGGATTCACTACAGGACAACTCtactgattctgaggatgaagcaAATAGTCCTGTACAATCCACTGTAGCTGCACCAACTGATGATGTGATGGTGGAcattgatgaactcttcaccaacacaTACAATCCCCTGCATCCATCAGGTAtaccttctgactctgacaatttgtcatttagtgcacctgatgATTGGGTCCAGAATTTACTGGATCTTAATCCACTCACTCCACTTCCTCCacgtgcca ATCATTCTATTAACAAGGGCAGAGGACCATATATTTACCGGTTGAATGGTCAAAATCACCACGTTTTTGGTTCTTTGATACCAGATGATGGCGACACACCAAAATTCTGTcaactttacatatatgatacCGGAAATGAGGTCAACAACAGAATGCGTTGGGTTAATGTTGCTGATGGTCAAGTTGTAGATGCAGAGGTTGTTGAAGGCCTCATGCGAATGTTGGATGAACAAAATGAATTAGTCAAGAAATTTAGAATGGCACGTGATCGATGGGAGAGTAATGATATAGTCGACTTGAAGGTTGAACTGAAGGTCTATCGAGCAGAGTCAGGTCGGGTGAATCATATTTCTCCCTCTGACGAAGTTGCTGGAATTATGGTTGGTTCCACTTCTAATACGACTCCTGATCGGGATATTATAATTGAGCCCAAGATGGGTAAGCTGGAACGTGTATCGTATATTCATCCGAAGTTTATGGCCCTCCAATATCCTCTTTTGTTCCCCAACGGTGAAGATGGTTACCatcacaaaattctttttaagagTGCAGATCCTGATAATCCAAGTGACCGTGATTACTTATCAATGAAGGATTACTATGCCTACAGATTTCAGATTCGACAGAATGAAG ATATTACTCCTAGGTTAGGTGGTTGGCTTTTTCACCAACACATTGTTGATGCGTTCTCCTCCATTGAGCAGACAAGGTTATGGTGGTTTAGAAAAAATCAGACCATAATAAGGAATGAGCTTTATAGCCATATATGTGATTCTGTACGCAAGGGAGATTCTAATTCAGCTGAGGTTGGAAAAGGTGTAATTTTACCTTCTGGATTTGTTGGTTCGAAGAGTTACATGCAGCAGAATTTCCAAGATGCTTTGGCGGTTTGTAGACATGTTGGGCATCCAGATGTGTTCCTAACGATGACTTCGAATCCTTTATGGGATGAAATTCAAAAGATGATGCAATTTGTTCCTGATTGCGAGACAGAGAACTCACCAGATATTATATCACGAGTTTTCCGTTTGAAACTTGATCAACTAACAAACGACATCAAGAAGAACGGCCATTTCGGTGTTTGTGTAGGAG TGATGTACGTGGTTGAATTCCAGAAGAGGGGTCTACCACATGTTCACATGCTTATATGGCTTGACAGCGCCTCGAAGATATATCTTAAGAATAATGTGGATAAATTTGTTTCAGCAGAGATACCGGATCCTCTTAAAGATCCAGTTGGCTACGCAGCAGTGAAGGCCTTTATGATCCATGGCCCCTGTGGCCTTCAAAATCCTAAATCTCCTTGCATGAAAGACATGAAATGTATCCGCCATTTTCTCAAAAA GTACTGCCCAAGAACAATGTTTGATGATAGTGGTTTCCCACTATATAGACGGCGCAGACAAAACATCACTGTGAAGGTGCGCAATGCAGAGTTGGACAACCAGTGGGTGGTGCCTTATAATAGAGATGTATTAGTTAAGTACCAATGCCATATGAATATTGAAATATGTTGCCATGCTCGAagcattaaatatttatttaaatattgctTGAAAGGCCACGACACGGCTACTGTTCATGTGACTGGCAAGAAGCGTAGGACATCCAATTTAAATCCTGATGAGCCTGTAGATGAAATTCAGGCTTACTTTGATGGAAGATACATTTGTGGCGCCGAGTCTGCTTATAGGATTTTTGGGTTCCCTATTCACCATCGCACTATCTCTGTTGAGCGATTGCCCTTTCATTTGCCAGGGCTGAAAAACTGTACATTTCATTCTAACCAGCCCCTTGAAAAAGTTGCAGAGAAGGAGAAGGACAAGCTAAGAAAGCTAGAAGCTTTTTTCCTATTATGTGCTTCTGATCCTATTGCCAGAAAATACACATACCAGCAAATCCCAGAGCACTATGTTTGGAATGATGGACAACGAAGATGGAATCCAAGAAAGAGAGGCTTTCAAATTGGTCGTTTATCATATACACATCATAGTGCTGGTGAAGTATGGTTCATGCGTTTGCTACTGACAAAAGTATGCGGTCCAACATCATTCAGAAGTCTCAGAACAGTCAATGGCGTATGTCATGCCACTTTTCGCGATGCCTGCAAGGATTATGGTTTGCTTGATGATGATAAAGAATGGCATGAGGTTATAGAGCAATGTGCAAATGGAGGTTTACCACCACAAATCAGACAACTCTTTGTGCATATAATTGTCAATTGCAAAGTCACggatttgtttaatttatgGAATTCTCATTGGAAGCACATGGTTGAAGACATTTTATTACAGCGTCGTCAAATGGCTAAGGATGAGACCCTCTTGCTTAATGACAAGCAGCTGCAATTCTATGCACTTGCAG GTGATCCTGATAACCTAATTCTGCCATTCACCAAAGAGATCATGGCTGCAAGGATCTCAAGGAAGTTTAAGCTTCCAACCATCAAAGCTTATGATGGAACGGGTGATCCGCAACTCATGTACGGACGTTTATga
- the LOC108212518 gene encoding uncharacterized protein LOC108212518: MKAENAKLVETMNEEQSHVYNAILQSIHNKEGGLYFVYGSGGCGKTFLWRSLISKLRSEGEIVLPVASSGIAATLLPGGRTAHSRFKIPIVLDEFSLCGIGSNSDIAQLIRQTKLIIWDEAPMQHRFAFECLDRSLRDIMKAVDPLNATKPFGGITVVLGGDFRQILPVIPQGDRSQILSACITRSRLWNICTIFLLKRNMRLDKGNSQQETDDINAFAQWVLDMGNGIQCTPVPSKPEMLEDDVLLPEQFCNLNEENSVENMINTIYPDFISNCGNSKYLSERAILTPTNQTVGHLNSQIVDMIPSEMFTYYSVDNAEEFGGNDADLSSAFPIEYLNSMNLPGMPLHDLKLKVGAVVMLMRNLNQTLGLCNGTRMIVTKCLKFCVECEVICGSFIGTRHFIPRMELCPSDTRMPFKLVRKQMPLQICYAMTINKSQGQSLQTVGLYLPKAVFTHGQFYVAISRVTSPYGLKVFVDDDSGSSTNLTQNVVYKEVFYALPST; this comes from the coding sequence ATGAAAGCGGAAAATGCTAAATTGGTGGAAACGATGAACGAAGAACAGAGTCATGTGTACAATGCCATACTGCAGTCTATTCATAACAAAGAAGGTGGACTTTATTTTGTATACGGGAGTGGAGGATGCGGTAAGACTTTTTTGTGGAggtctttgatttcaaaattgaGGTCAGAAGGGGAGATTGTCCTGCCAGTTGCTTCTTCAGGCATTGCAGCTACTCTTTTGCCAGGTGGACGGACGGCACATTCACGGTTCAAAATTCCTATTGTCCTTGATGAATTTTCACTATGTGGTATAGGAAGCAATTCAGACATTGCTCAGCTTATTAGGCAAACAAAGCTTATTATTTGGGATGAGGCTCCTATGCAGCAcagatttgcttttgaatgcTTGGATCGGTCCCTTCGGGATATCATGAAAGCTGTTGATCCATTGAACGCTACAAAGCCTTTCGGAGGGATAACTGTAGTTCTCGGAGGTGATTTTAGACAAATACTTCCAGTCATTCCACAAGGAGACCGGAGCCAAATTTTGTCGGCCTGTATTACTAGATCTCGGCTCTGGAATATTTGTACAATATTTCTTCTTAAAAGAAATATGCGGCTTGACAAGGGTAATTCACAGCAGGAAACCGATGATATTAATGCTTTTGCACAATGGGTATTGGATATGGGTAATGGAATACAGTGCACTCCTGTTCCTTCGAAACCTGAGATGCTTGAAGATGATGTTTTACTGCCAGAACAATTCTGCAATTTGAATGAAGAAAATTCGGTTGAAAATATGATCAACACTATATATCCGGATTTTATCAGCAATTGTGGGAATTCCAAGTATCTCAGTGAGAGAGCCATATTGACACCCACTAACCAAACAGTTGGTCACCTTAATTCTCAAATTGTTGATATGATTCCTAGTGAGATGTTTACTTATTATAGTGTGGACAACGCTGAAGAATTTGGTGGGAATGATGCTGATCTAAGTTCTGCGTTTCCTATAGAATATCTCAACTCTATGAATCTCCCTGGAATGCCTCTTCATGACCTCAAACTAAAGGTTGGTGCTGTTGTAATGCTGATGAGGAATCTTAATCAGACTCTAGGACTTTGCAACGGAACTAGGATGATTGTTACAAAGTGTCTAAAGTTCTGCGTTGAGTGTGAGGTAATATGTGGTTCCTTCATTGGTACTAGACATTTTATTCCACGTATGGAATTATGTCCATCCGATACTAGGATGCCTTTTAAGCTGGTGAGGAAGCAAATGCCGCTTCAGATCTGCTACGCTATGACCATCAACAAATCGCAAGGTCAATCACTTCAAACTGTTGGTCTTTATCTTCCTAAAGCTGTTTTTACACATGGCCAATTCTATGTTGCCATAAGCCGGGTTACGTCTCCATATGGGTTAAAGGTTTTTGTTGATGATGACAGTGGTAGCAGCACAAATTTGACACAAAATGTTGTGTACAAAGAGGTTTTCTATGCACTGCCAAGTACTTAA